CGATCGCGCTTTGGCAGCAAGTCATCCAAACCGATACTAATCCGGCTTCTCAAGCCCTGGCCTGGAATTACCTCGCTTTAGCCTATCAGAAACTGGGAGAATGGCAGCAAGCGGAAAGTGCGATCGCCCAAAGTCTCGCCCTAGGACAAACTCAGCCGGAAATCTTAGCCCGCATCTATAATACGCAAGGTCATTTAAATTGGACGAGGGGGCAAGTCGAACCAGCCCTAGAAAACTGGCAACTCTCAACTCGGCTGTATCAGCAAATTGGCGATGCCTCTGGAGAATTAGGGAGTAAAATTAACCAAGCTCAGGCTTTGCAAGCTTTAGGACTGCATAATCGCGCTACGACGTTACTTTCAGGAGTACAACAGCAGTTACAAGCGTCTCCAGCCTCTTTGTTAAAAAGTACCGGGTTGAGAAGTTTGGGAAATGCGTTCCGGGTTGCGGGAGAATTAGACAAATCTCAAGCCGTTTTAGAAGCCAGTTTGCAAGTTGCTAACCAATTGCAAGATCGGGCGGCTATGGGGACTGCTTTACTCAGTTTAGGCAATACCCAAAAAGCCTTTGCTTTGCTTGAAGAGGAACGCCAATCAAGCCTTATTCAATACAATGAAAGACCTGATTTTTGTCGTCGTCTTACCCAAGAACAGGCTATAGAAGGTTATAAAGTTGCAGCGAATTCTTATCAAAACGCGGCGCTGCAATCTCCTCATGCCCTTACCCAAGCCCAAGCTAAACTTAACTATCTCAATGCTTTATATAAACTCAATCAAACGATAGATGCAAACGAAATTCAAAGCCTGCAATCTCTGATTAATCGCTTAAATCCAAGTCGTGCTACTATCTATGCTCAAGTTAACTTTGCCCAACTTCTAGCCTGTCAATCTCAAGGCTTAGAGGGGCAGAGTCAAGATGTCTTGAAAAGAGCGATCGCGCAGGCAGAAAATTTAGGCGATCGCCGTAGCTTATCCTATGCTTTAGGCAAACTTGCTCAGTTTTATGAAACTAACGCCAACTGGCAAGAAGCCACCCAACTCACCCAACAAGCCTTAGAAATTGCTGAAGAAATTCAAGCCCCGGATATCGCCTATCAATGGCAATGGCAACTGGGCAGAATTGCTAGAATTCAAAATAATCTAACTGCAATTAATTACTATAAGGCAGCCTTTACCAATCTTCAAAAAATCCGCACCGATTTAGTCAGCCTTAACCCAGATGTCCAATTTTCATTTAGAGATGAAATTGAACCCATCTATCGCCAACTCGCCGAACTTTTATTACAAGCACCTCAACCCTCTCAAGAAAATCTACAATCTGCAAGAGTTGTAATTGAAGCCCTGCAATTAGCTGAACTCAATAACTTTTTCCGAGATAGTTGCTTGCAGAATCAGCCCGAAAATATCGACCGCATCGATCCAACCGTTGCGGTATTTTACACCATTGCCTTAAATAACAAATTAGCAGTTATCATTAAGCCCCCCCATCAAAATCAACTTGCTTATTATTCAACCCCTATTAGTCGATTGGAAGTCTCCGGAAAAGTTGAAGATTTGAAAACCAGCTTGCAACAACCTCTGTTTGCAGAAGAGGATCGAGAACTTTCTGAAGAGTTCTATCAAATCCTGATTCAAAAAGCAGAAAATATCTTAACCCGTCATCCGCCTGAAACTTTGGTTTTCGTTTTAGACGATCTGCTTCGCAATCTCCCCATGTCTGCTCTTTTTGACGGCGAACGCTACCTGATCGAAAAATACCCCATTGCTCAAACTCCGGGAATTCAGCTATTACAAGCCCAAAGAATTCAGAAGTCGCCCTATGTTTTAGCCGCAGGTGTTTCTGAAGCAAATCAAGGCCAACCCCCTCTTCCCGGAGTCATTCAGGAAATCGAAAATATTCAGTCTTATTTCCCAAGAACTCAACCCCTAATTAACGAGCAATTTACCAAAAATGAATTTAATCAAAAGCTCAATCAACCTCAATTTTCGATTGTTCACCTAGCAACTCACGGACAATTTAGTTCTCAAGTTGAAAACACTTTTCTTTTAGTCTGGCAAGATACACTCAACATCAGAGAACTGAATCAACTCTTGCAAGAACGCAGCCAAATTGAGGATACTCCTATTCAACTTTTAGTGCTAAGTGCTTGTCAAACTGCTGCTGGAGATAGACGCGCTGCATTAGGGTTAGCAGGCGTTGCTGTACGTTCGGGTGCAAGAAGTACAATTGCAACCCTCTGGCTAATTCCTGATGAATCTACGGCTAAACTGACGAATGAATTGTATCAACTGCTGGCTCAACCGATAAGTTTAGCGAAAGCCCTGCAAACCGCTCAAATTTCTATTCTGAGAGAATACACTGAACCGTATTATTGGGCGGCTTATACATTAATTGGCAATTGGCGTTAGCAAACTACTGATGGCTGTAACATTGCAGTTCGCTCTTTTCTGCAACTGCTTCTAAACCTTCTACCGATTTTAAAGCTTCTTGCCAATCGGCTTGGATTAGAGCATTTTCAGGTTCTTGGCAGCGCAGTTGAGCTAAACTATTTAAGGCATCGTACCAAATTTTATGATTTGCATAAACTATGGCTTTTTCCTGAAGCGTCTGAGCTTGTTCTATCTGTTGTTGCAGAGATACACTTGAGTTCGGACGTTTAATCAACCCACCCACATTCGCAAAAGCATTAGGGATTTGGGGATTGCAATAAACTGAAAAAGACCAGATGTAAGTTTCTTCAGATTTTAAGGGATGGGTAGCAGGTAAAGTCAAGCTCACTAAGTTAGAGTTCTGGGGAAGAGTAAAACTTGTCCGATATAGGCGCTTGTTTTTAGAGTCTAAGATTTGAAATTCTAGACGATGGGCTTGTTCAACTGCATAAGGAACGTAAAACCAGAAGGTAGGAGATTCAGTTAAGGTTAGACCGCGAGCATGTTTAGGAATTAGTGCTGTTAATGCAGGCTCAACTAAACCGCACATGGTACGCCGTCCGCCAGAGCTTTGAGAAGTCGGTCTTCCGGGGTCTTCTAATCCTGAATCGTTTTGGTTGTTAAATGATGGAAAAGTCACCCTTGTCGCTAAGGACGATTGGCTTAAAACGAAGGGAGATGCGATCGCACTCATCGCCGCCACCCAGAACATGAATTTTTGAAGCACGCGAATTTTGGTCATGGTAGATGTTGCTTTACTGATATTTGCGATTGAGATAGAAGATCAGGCTTCCCGCTGTCAAAACTAGAGTCAGCACAGGGGGAATTAAGGGTATCCAGTAACCATTGAGGAAAAACAGAGCGCAAGCAAGGCACAGAGCGGCTAACCCTAGGGCGATCGCCAAAACTTGCTCTAAGCGAGATCGCCTTAACAGCACAATCCCTCCTCCAACTAAACCCCAAACCCAAGTCCAAACCATTTCCCCGGCTTCGGGCCACCAACGAATTAAAGGACGTTGTTCAAGGACTACATTCAAAATTTGGCTGGCTAAATGGGCGTGAATTAAAACACCAGGAACTTTTGGGCGGTGCTGGCGAGAAAAATTAGGGATGTAATGAGCATCCTTACGGTCTTCAAATCTTCCAATTAACACAATGCGGTTGTTTACTAGTTCTGTAAGTTCCGCATCCACAGAGCCATTCAGCAACGCTCTCAATGCGATTTGAGTGGGAAAGGAGGAACGATAATCTAACAAAATTTGATAACCCCGTGCTTGGTTAGGATTCATTTGATATCCCCCCGAATGATGTTCTAACTTAGGAAAGATCAGAGAACCAATTTTCACAGGGACACGCTCAAAATTAGGATGGACTGGATTCGGCTCTGTGGCTAAGTATTGCAAAGCCACTGTTAAGCCTAACGATCGGGCTGTGGGACAATCCTCATCTCTCCTCATACCTAAAAATTGTCGCCGAATAACATCATCAGCATCTAGGGGAAAGTTAATAAATCCTAATTCAGCTTGGATCAAATTGGGTGGAGGCTTGAAGCTGGGAAGCTGGCTTTCTAAATCGGGAACTTGACACATCCAGATAAAGGGTTGATTCTGTAGTGCAGTCAGCAATCCTTGGGGAAGTGCAAAATCGCGGACAATATCCAGTGCAATGACTCTGGGATGATAAGGCTTGAGTTTCTCAACAATTTCAGTTAAAGCTTGATTAGATAACGAATCTCGTAAATCTGAATAGTTCTCAGCTTGGTATTGAATATCTTCTTCGCTAATTGTAATAATAGTAAAGCGCTCGTCAGGTTGGCTTTGAGCCTGTAGCCCAATCAAAAAATCGTATGCTTGTAGTTCCCAAGCTTGCAAAAATTCTTGCGATCGCGCTCCCATGACTAAAGCTGTAACCACCAAACTCGTCAGCAAAGCTTGTGAAATTTTACCTCTTTTTTCCAGTTTCGAGGGTTTGGGTTGAGGAGGGACAGGAGTAATATTTGAATTTCGATCTGAATGGTTTTTGAGCTTTTCCCAAGTCAGCGTTTCCTCGGCTGGATTTTGATAGATAGCGGGTAGCCAACTCGCAAAGGGATATCGATCGGAAAATGCTTCTAAGCGTTCTCGCGCTTCCCGAACGGATAGGTATAAAGATTGTCCATTCGCAAAACTTTGTAAAAAATGTTTCAAAAATTCCTGAGCCATTTGATCGGGAACTAATTCCCGCATAAAAATAGTTTGAGGAATTTGAACCTCTGCTAAGTCTTCAGCTAATCCTAAGCCGTCGCAAGAGTTGAAAATCGCGAGTTTTAACCCATTTTCAATAGCTTTTCTTAGAGCAGTTTTAAATTCTGATAACGAAACGCTTTCTTCCTCATTAATATAAATTTCTCCGCCGCCATTATTTTCTTTAGTAAAGCTATGTCCGGCAAAAAATAAAATATTACAAGAAAAATTATATAAAGTTGAAAAAAGTTCTTCACGCGTGGGACGAACTAAAAACTTAGACTGAGAGTCCCTGAGTTGAGCAATAATCTTCTCATCTTCTTGTATATTAATATTCGTGTCATCACCTAAAATTGCTAGAATTTTTACTGGACAATCCTGATATTTTGGAGTTTGCGATAAAGAGCGGTAATTAGGGGTACTTAAAGCAACTTCTGCGCGCGTATAGTAGCGATCGAACAAATCCCATAAGTGCCAAGGAATCTGTCTGAGTTGAGGAACTTCGGTTTCAATAATGACTTCAACTTCTTCGGTTTGATAGAGCGATCGCTGTAACTCATCGCGAATTTTTTGCCACTCTGGATGAGTTGAATTTAACCACCGATTTAGACAGATCGCTAACTCGTCTCCAAATTGGTAGCAAGAAAAGTTAGTAATTTGTACGGGTTTAGGTTTAATACGTGCAGAAGGCATAATAACTTGACGGTAGGCAGATTGCCAATTGGATAAGGCTTTCTCCATACCGGGTGCTGGGGGTAAATGTCCAATAATTTGACTGCTCCAAGGGGTTAACCCTGTTGGCTCCCCAATCCTTAAAATTACTGGAAAGCCTCGATCGTAGCTACCCTTCAATAAGGTCAGAATTACTCGCTTGGTCATTGGAGCTTAAGATAACAATGGTTTCATTAAATAATAAATTCTTCTACCATGCTAATTTCTCCTAAAGCAAGACTAACGCTAAAATATTCTCCAATTTCCCCAGTGAATTCTAACTGTATCCAGTTATCTGCTTCACGCGCCTGAGCTTGCAATACTTCATTCCCCTCTGCATCCAGTACAGTGAGTTGCAATTTTTCAGGTAGATAAGGATAGTTTCCAGCAGAGCGTACCACGAGGCGAATTTCTCGTTCGCACTCGTGAGTTGAAAGGAGGGAGACAATCAAAACAACAGGACGATCCGCAAGTTGGATTCCTAAGTCAATTAATTTACCTCGCGTAATGTCATCATTTGGACGATCTGCTTCTATGGGTTTCTTGCGGACAATAGCATATTCTTGAGGATGTTTCATCACCCTTTCCAAGTTTTCCCAGCCGACTTCAAAGACTTTTTCTATCCATTGATTGAGTTTTACAAGCTTTGCGTTTGCTCTGACTTCTTCACTGTTTTGAGCTGCTGCTAAACTCAATTTTTCTAAATATTCGAGAAAATAATCTAGAGACTGAAGTCGATCGAGACCTATTTCTTCCTGGCTTGGCTGAAGAATAAAACCGAGAATTGTTGCTTCTGTCAAACTTTCGTTAAACTGAACAGCCATGTAGCCAATGCGATTTTGCCAAACTTCCTGCGGTATCTTTAGAACTTGCTCGTTCGCTAACATTGGACGACATTCTAAATGACCTAATTTAGAAATTTGCAGATCGGCAACATTTTGTAAAGAAAATAGTGCCGGATTATGAGAGTAACTGGCTTCTATATCGGTGGAGATTCCTAAACATTGCAGATAAAAATCAACAGCAGAAACCGCTAAAAGATTGAGATAGACCTGTTTGGCTTTCTGAGGATTAAGCTGTTGCTGAGAATATTTATTGGCAATTTGATGGTTGTAAGCCGTTAGGGGAATAAGCATTTGGCAATCCGTTGGAATATAAATTAACATCAATACTCAAACCGTTATAGACAATGTTGATCTTTAAGATATTCCCGAAAATGCTCGGCAAATTTTTCTAATTTACGTTGATAAAAGCTGCTGAGAGTAGAAACTCCTACATTTAGCTCGTTTGAGATTTCTTGCCACGATCTTCCCTCTAAGTAGCGAAGAGCGATCGCTCTAAAATTAGCCCTGGGATTTTTACTAATGTGAACTTGGCTAAATTTACCTTCTGGGTCGTTCTGTAAATACTCTCGAATCTCTTGGGCGACTTCTTTCACGATAGACAAAGAGTTTCTTTCACACAGTCG
This genomic interval from Desertifilum tharense IPPAS B-1220 contains the following:
- a CDS encoding DUF928 domain-containing protein; translation: MTKIRVLQKFMFWVAAMSAIASPFVLSQSSLATRVTFPSFNNQNDSGLEDPGRPTSQSSGGRRTMCGLVEPALTALIPKHARGLTLTESPTFWFYVPYAVEQAHRLEFQILDSKNKRLYRTSFTLPQNSNLVSLTLPATHPLKSEETYIWSFSVYCNPQIPNAFANVGGLIKRPNSSVSLQQQIEQAQTLQEKAIVYANHKIWYDALNSLAQLRCQEPENALIQADWQEALKSVEGLEAVAEKSELQCYSHQ
- a CDS encoding CHASE2 domain-containing protein, which encodes MTKRVILTLLKGSYDRGFPVILRIGEPTGLTPWSSQIIGHLPPAPGMEKALSNWQSAYRQVIMPSARIKPKPVQITNFSCYQFGDELAICLNRWLNSTHPEWQKIRDELQRSLYQTEEVEVIIETEVPQLRQIPWHLWDLFDRYYTRAEVALSTPNYRSLSQTPKYQDCPVKILAILGDDTNINIQEDEKIIAQLRDSQSKFLVRPTREELFSTLYNFSCNILFFAGHSFTKENNGGGEIYINEEESVSLSEFKTALRKAIENGLKLAIFNSCDGLGLAEDLAEVQIPQTIFMRELVPDQMAQEFLKHFLQSFANGQSLYLSVREARERLEAFSDRYPFASWLPAIYQNPAEETLTWEKLKNHSDRNSNITPVPPQPKPSKLEKRGKISQALLTSLVVTALVMGARSQEFLQAWELQAYDFLIGLQAQSQPDERFTIITISEEDIQYQAENYSDLRDSLSNQALTEIVEKLKPYHPRVIALDIVRDFALPQGLLTALQNQPFIWMCQVPDLESQLPSFKPPPNLIQAELGFINFPLDADDVIRRQFLGMRRDEDCPTARSLGLTVALQYLATEPNPVHPNFERVPVKIGSLIFPKLEHHSGGYQMNPNQARGYQILLDYRSSFPTQIALRALLNGSVDAELTELVNNRIVLIGRFEDRKDAHYIPNFSRQHRPKVPGVLIHAHLASQILNVVLEQRPLIRWWPEAGEMVWTWVWGLVGGGIVLLRRSRLEQVLAIALGLAALCLACALFFLNGYWIPLIPPVLTLVLTAGSLIFYLNRKYQ
- a CDS encoding CHAT domain-containing protein, whose protein sequence is MARKRVAFLDSVQSFLRSILGWILLACLGLGLSLSLPHAPGVTNPPPSLQLGQNLYREERYPEAIALWQQVIQTDTNPASQALAWNYLALAYQKLGEWQQAESAIAQSLALGQTQPEILARIYNTQGHLNWTRGQVEPALENWQLSTRLYQQIGDASGELGSKINQAQALQALGLHNRATTLLSGVQQQLQASPASLLKSTGLRSLGNAFRVAGELDKSQAVLEASLQVANQLQDRAAMGTALLSLGNTQKAFALLEEERQSSLIQYNERPDFCRRLTQEQAIEGYKVAANSYQNAALQSPHALTQAQAKLNYLNALYKLNQTIDANEIQSLQSLINRLNPSRATIYAQVNFAQLLACQSQGLEGQSQDVLKRAIAQAENLGDRRSLSYALGKLAQFYETNANWQEATQLTQQALEIAEEIQAPDIAYQWQWQLGRIARIQNNLTAINYYKAAFTNLQKIRTDLVSLNPDVQFSFRDEIEPIYRQLAELLLQAPQPSQENLQSARVVIEALQLAELNNFFRDSCLQNQPENIDRIDPTVAVFYTIALNNKLAVIIKPPHQNQLAYYSTPISRLEVSGKVEDLKTSLQQPLFAEEDRELSEEFYQILIQKAENILTRHPPETLVFVLDDLLRNLPMSALFDGERYLIEKYPIAQTPGIQLLQAQRIQKSPYVLAAGVSEANQGQPPLPGVIQEIENIQSYFPRTQPLINEQFTKNEFNQKLNQPQFSIVHLATHGQFSSQVENTFLLVWQDTLNIRELNQLLQERSQIEDTPIQLLVLSACQTAAGDRRAALGLAGVAVRSGARSTIATLWLIPDESTAKLTNELYQLLAQPISLAKALQTAQISILREYTEPYYWAAYTLIGNWR
- a CDS encoding DUF1822 family protein, with amino-acid sequence MLIYIPTDCQMLIPLTAYNHQIANKYSQQQLNPQKAKQVYLNLLAVSAVDFYLQCLGISTDIEASYSHNPALFSLQNVADLQISKLGHLECRPMLANEQVLKIPQEVWQNRIGYMAVQFNESLTEATILGFILQPSQEEIGLDRLQSLDYFLEYLEKLSLAAAQNSEEVRANAKLVKLNQWIEKVFEVGWENLERVMKHPQEYAIVRKKPIEADRPNDDITRGKLIDLGIQLADRPVVLIVSLLSTHECEREIRLVVRSAGNYPYLPEKLQLTVLDAEGNEVLQAQAREADNWIQLEFTGEIGEYFSVSLALGEISMVEEFII